The sequence GGTGAGTGTACACCGTATGCCAATGTGATTTTCCAAGCTGGCGTCGTCTTTTAGAGCGCCACTTATTACGAGTTCAGTTCAGCGAAATATACAGGACATCCTCATGCTGCAACCCATTTTACAACTCAGCGAGATTGAAAAAGCTTTCCCGGGAGTGAAAGCTTTGGATAAAGCCAGCTTAAATGTGTACCCCGGAAAAGTGATGGCATTGCTTGGTGAAAACGGCGCCGGTAAATCGACGCTTATGAAAGTGCTGACGGGTATCTACTCGAAAGACTCTGGCGAACTTCGCTATCTAGACCAAGACGTCTCGTTTAAAGGTCCGCGTGATTCACAGCAAGCGGGCATCAGTATTATTCACCAAGAGCTTAATCTTATTCCTGAGCTCACTATTGCTGAAAACATCTTCCTCGGCCGAGAAAAACCAACGCGTTTGGTCGCATCTTATGGTCGCAGATGTATGCCGAAGCGGATCGCCTACTGGCGAGGCTTAATGTGAAACACCGCGCGAAAACGCCGCTTGGTGAGCTTAGTCTTGGTGAGCAGCAAATGGTTGAAATTGCGAAAGCGCTGTCATTTGAGTCTAAGGTCATCATTATGGATGAGCCGACTGATGCGCTCACTGATACGGAGACGGAATCATTATTTAGCGTGATCAACGAACTGCGCGAACAAGGCTGCGGCATTGTTTATATCTCGCACCGCCTCAAAGAAATCTTCGAGATTTGCGACGATATTACGGTATTACGTGACGGCAAGTTTATTGGTCAGCGCACAGTGGCTGAAACAGACGAAGATACGTTGATCGAAATGATGGTAGGACGCAAGCTTGATGAGCAGTATCCGCGAATTGATGCCGTTCACGGTAAAACCAGTCTTGAAGTGAAAAACCTTTCAGGTTCTGGTGTCAATGACGTGAGCTTCACTCTGGATCAAGGTGAAATTCTTGGCATTTCAGGTTTGATGGGCGCAGGCCGTACAGAGCTGATGAAAATCATTTATGGCGCGCTAAAACGCCAATCTGGTGAGGTGATTCTCAACGGAAAAACGATCAATCCAGACAGCCCTCAAGAAGGTCTTGCCAATGGTATTGCTTACATTTCTGAGGATCGTAAAGGTGATGGCTTAGTTCTGGGCTTATCAGTAAAAGAGAATATGTCGATTTGTGCGTTGGAGCAGTTGTCGAAAGGCATGCAAATTCAACACAGCGAAGAAGTCATTGCTGTTGAAGACTTCATTAAGCTTTTTAATATCAAAACTCCAACACGCGATCAAATTATTGGCAATCTTTCCGGTGGTAACCAACAAAAAGTGGCGATTGCAAAAGGGCTGATGACCAAACCTAAAGTTCTGATTTTGGATGAGCCAACACGCGGTGTCGATGTAGGCGCCAAGAAAGAGATCTACCAACTTATCAACAAATTTAAAGCAGATGGCATGAGCATTATTTTGGTGTCATCTGAAATGCCAGAAGTACTTGGCATGAGCGATCGAATTTTGGTGATGCATGAAGGGCATATAAGCGGTGAGTTTATGGCTCAAGATGCAGACCAAGAGAAACTACTAGCATGCGCTGTCGGTAAAAATGTAAGTGAGGAAGCAGCATGAACAACAAAACCATCAACAAAGAGATGAGCGTTGAAATGGAAAACAAAAAGCCTCTTTTCAATAAAGAATGGTTGATTGAGCAAAAATCACTGATTGCGCTGATCTTCCTAATTGTCGTGGTGTCTTTTTTAAACCCGAACTTTTTCACCGTCGATAATATTCTGAATATTCTGCGTCAAACCTCTGTGAACGCAATTATCGCAGTCGGTATGACATTGGTCATTTTAACTGCAGGCATCGACTTGAGTGTTGGCTCGGTACTCGCACTTTGTGGCGCGTTTGCGGCCAGTTTGATAGCGATGGAAGTTCCGGTACTGATTGCGGTTCCAACCGCACTTCTTGCTGGTGCAGCTCTTGGTGCTATCAGCGGTATTATCATTGCCAAGGGTAAGGTTCAGGCGTTTATCGCTACCTTGGTGACTATGACACTTCTGCGCGGCGTGACCATGGTGTACACCGACGGTCGTCCAATTTCTACGGGCTTTACTGATACTGCTGACGCATTCGCATGGTTTGGCACGGGTTACGCTCTGGGCATCCCCGTTCCAGTTTGGATTATGGTCGTTGTGTTCGCATCCGTTTGGTATCTACTTAACCACACTCGCTTTGGCCGCTACGTTTACGCGCTAGGTGGTAACGAATCAGCGACTCGCTTGTCAGGTATCAATGTCGATAAAGTGAAGATTGGTGTTTACGCCATCTGTGGTCTGCTTGCTGCACTGGCTGGCATTATCGTTACCTCTCGTCTGTCATCCGCTCAGCCTACAGCGGGTATGGGATACGAGCTTGATGCTATCGCAGCGGTTGTTCTTGGCGGTACCAGCTTGATGGGTGGAAAAGGTCGAATTATGGGTACGCTTATTGGTGCTCTGATCATCGGCTTCTTGAACAACGCACTTAACCTATTAGATGTTTCCTCTTACTACCAAATGATCGCAAAAGCAGTGGTTATCTTGCTGGCGGTACTGGTAGACAACAAAAACAAGTAACTTCGATTAACACTAGATTATTTACAATAACAGGCTCGACAATGAGTTGAGCCGCCCCCTACACAAAGGACTAAAACGATGAAAAAACTAGCCACTTTAATCTCTGCTGCCGTGCTATCTGCTTCTATGTCTACAGCTGCATCAGCACAAGACACGATGGCGATTGTTGTCTCTACGCTTAACAACCCGTTCTTCGTAACGATGAAAGAGGGCGCGGAAGCGAAAGCCAAGGATTTAGGTTACAACCTAATCGTTTTGGACTCGCAAAATGACCCAAGCAAAGAGCTATCAAACATCGAAGATTTAACTGTACGTGGCGTTAAGGCAATTCTTATCAACCCTACAGATTCAGACGCAGTATCTAACGCTATCCGCATGGCAAACCGCTCGAACATCCCAGTACTTACGCTTGACCGTGGCGCTAGCCGTGGTGACGTAGTGAGCCACATTGCATCTGACAACGTAGTCGGTGGCGAAATGGCTGGTCACTACATCATGGAGAAAGTAGGTGAGAAAGCGAAAGTTATCCAACTAGAAGGTATCGCAGGTACGTCAGCAGCACGTGAGCGCGGTGAAGGCTTCATGAACTCAGTAAAAGGTTCTCAAATGGAACTTCTTGCTAGCCAACCAGCAGATTTCGACCGTACTAAAGGACTGAATGTAATGGAAAACCTTCTAGCAGCGAACCCAGATGTACAAGCGGTATTCGCACAGAACGACGAAATGGCACTCGGTGCACTTCGCGCAGTTCAAGCAGCGGGGAAAGACGTGATGATCGTTGGTTTCGATGGCACTGAAGATGGTATGGCAGCGGTGAAACGCGGCAAACTAGCAGCAACCATCGCACAGCAACCAGACATGATCGGTGCACTAGGTGTGGAAACGGCTGACAAAGTACTGAAAGGCGAGAAAGTAGAAGAGTACATCCCAGTACCTCTAAAAGTAGTCGCTGAGTAATCGGCGAAGCGACGGTAGGAGCCAGCCGTCAGTAGTTCTCCCCCTTAATAAGGGGGAGTTAGAGGGGGTAAAGTGTGCTGTAGTATACCCCAAGTGCATTACTTAATGTGTCGACGGAACTTCAAGAGCACCCCTCCTAACCTCCACTTATAAAGGGGAGGAACTAACGGATCACAGCGCATCGCCTTACAAAAACCAGATACCTTCGGCTTGCCACTCCAAGGCAACCCCAAGTTATCTATCAAACTGATACTAAAAAATCAGTAATAAACAAAAGAGTTAAAAGGAACAAAGTATGAATAAACTCATTGTGCTGGGTAGTGTGAATGCAGACCACGTTCTGCAAGTTCCTTCTTTCCCTCGACCTGGCGAAACGTTACATGGTGCTAATTACCAAGTCATTCCTGGTGGCAAAGGGGCGAACCAAGCTGTTGCCGCTGCAAGACTGGGTGGTGACACAGGTTTTATCGCATGTGTAGGTGATGATGCATTTGGTATTAATATTCGCGAAGCATTCAAAGCTGATGGTATCAACATCGCGGGTGTTCAATTAGAGCCAGGCACGCCAACGGGTATAGCTATGATTCAAGTAGTAGATAGTGGCGAGAACAGCATCTGTATTTCAGCGGAAGCCAACGCCAAGCTCACGACCGCACGTGTAGAGCCACACAAAGGTCTAATTGAAGGTGCGAACTACTTGCTAACGCAATTAGAAACGCCAATAGAAGGCATCGAATATGCAGCGAAAATTGCTAAGGCGGCAAAAACTAACGTCGTCCTCAATCCAGCGCCGGCTAGAGAGCTTCCTGATTCATTGCTGGGGTGTGTTGATGTCATTACTCCGAATGAAACCGAGGCAGAAGTGCTGACTGGAATAACGGTCAACGATGATGAGTCTGCGCAAGAAGCAGCGAACGCTCTACATCGAAAGGGTATTGAAATCGTCATGATCACTTTGGGCTCGAAAGGTGTATGGCTAAGCCAAAACGGTCGTGGTGAGCGAATCCCGGGCTTCAAAGTAGAAGCAACCGATACCACTGCGGCAGGTGATACCTTTAACGGCGCTTTAGTGACAGGGTTAATTGAAGGAAAGTCTATCGAAGAGGCAATGGTATTTGCTCACGCAGCTGCAGCTATCTCTGTAACGCGATTTGGTGCTCAGACTTCCATTCCAACGCTAGATGAAGTACAACAGTTTTTAGAGCAGCAAGCCTAAGTTGAGAAATTAACGCGCTCAATTATAAGAAGAAGCAGTGGAGACCCTTGCCCAATGGCAACGATGAAGGACATAGCAAGACTTGCGGGTGTTTCAACCTCAACCGTGAGTCATGTCATCAATAAAACACGATTCGTTAGTGAAGAGATTTCTGAGCGCGTTAACAGCGCAGCAAAGGAACTCAACTACGCGCCTTCTGCGTTGGCGCGCAGCTTAAAAATGAATCGTACACGAACAATTGGAATGTTAGTGACTACCTCGACCAACCCGTTTTTTGGTGAAGTAGTAAAAGGGGTCGAACGCAGTTGTTATCATCAAAACTACAACCTTATCCTTTGTAACACTGAAGGTGATACTGAGCGCATGAAAGCTTCCATCGATACCTTGCTTCAAAAGCGTGTCGATGGTCTGATTTTGATGTGCTCTACTTTGGAGGGGGAGAAGCTGGATATTTTCGATCAGTATCCATCCATTCCTGTGGTTGTGATGGACTGGGGACCAATGCATTTTGAAAGCGACAAGATCCAGGACAACTCGTTTCTTGGTGGCTATCTTGCAACGAAGCATCTCATTGAAAGCGGGCACACAGAGATTGGTTGTATCACAGGACCTTTAAATCGGCACCAAGCTTTAATGCGTTATGAAGGGTATAAGAAGGCGTTGAGTGAACGTCATATTGCGATTAATCCAGACTGGATTGTTGAATCGGACTTTGAATGTGATGGTGGCGCAAAATCGCTGGAGACATTAATCAACCGTGGGGCACTGCCTACGTCACTGTTTGTTTGCAATGACATGATGGCTATGGGGGCTATCAATGTAGCCCATGATAAAGGTATACATGTTCCCAACGATCTTTCGATCATTGGCTACGATGACATTCACATTGCCAAGTTCATGTCACCGTCTCTCACTACGATCCATCAACCTAAGTATCGCTTAGGAAAAGCGGCCGTTGAAACCTTACTTGCGAAAATTGAAAAAACCAGTCTTGCTGCAGATGTCGTGCAACTAGAGCCTTCGCTAGTCGTACGTGGCAGTGTCAAAAACCTTAAATAGTGTTTTGTGCGCAGCCTCTATTGAGGCTGAGCAACGCGAAAACCACGAACAATATTACTAAACGTCACCAATGCAAATAGCGTGATCACAATCGATAGGTGCCAAGGCTGACTTAGGCCGAGCTGAACCAACCCCATACTGACTAGCGATGAGACAATCATTTGTCCACCACCCGATAACGCTGCCGCGGCGCCAGCTTGTTTCTTATACGGCAGCATTACCATCGCCTGTGCGCAAGGCAGGGCGATGCCATTTCCCAGAATCATCAGCATTTGCCCTAGCATGATATATAAAGGCTCCATCGGGCAAACGAACAACCAAATAGCCGACGCAATGTGTAGAGCTGGAGTACACAACAGCATCTTCTTAGTACCGATGATAGGGCGAACGCGATTGCAAATAGTCGTGCCGCTGATCATACCGAACGCTGGAATGAGTACCCACAATGCATATTCGTCTGAGTTCATACCGATTTGGTTTTGCATGATAAACGGCATGACCGATACCGCCGTGATCATCAGACTGAAATTGAGCCAACTGATACTGGCGAAACTGATGAAGTAGCTAGAGCGCAGAAGCTCGTCATACTGGTTCACGACACGTTTGAATGAGGGGATCGGTGACTTTTCAGCGACGGTCTCTTTAAACAGCATGGTGATGACAACCCAGGCAAGAGCGACATAGCTAAATAGTGACACAAACACCATGTTCCAACCAAAGTGAAAGTTAATAAACCCGCCCAAAACGGGTGCTATGACCGGCGTGATGGAAGCGGCCATCGCGATATAAGAGAGGGCAATAGGGAGCTGAGCCCCACTAAACTGATCGCGTGTTGAGGCTCGTGCGAGAACCGCGCAGCAGCCAGTACCAACGCCTTGCAGAAAACGGCCAAAAACCATGCCTTCAAACGAATGGTTCATAGTAATAATCAAGATAAGGCCGAGCAGGGCGATAACTAGACCAGCAAGCAGCACCTTCTTTCTGCCGATAGCATCAGAGATAGGGCCGTAAATGAATTGCGAGGGACCAAAACCCAGTAGATAAATACCGACGAGCAGTTGCGCTTGATCGAGGCTAATACCAAAATCTTTCGCTATCCAAGGCAGCGAAGGTAGCACTAGCCCCATACTGAGCTGACCGATACTGATAATGAGACACGCGAGAAGAATGACTTTGTAGCGAATTCCTTGAGCCATTAATAATCCATACTTAGAGAGGCGAATGCGAAGAACCCAAGATTTTGGCTACCTTTAGCCAATGCCCTTAGGTTGTTTAGGGTAAATCTAAATGAATCAAACTATATCATAAGGTTATTGGGCTTTATTGAGCTATCTTCGTATCATGACAACAAAATCACGCATCATTGCACGGAGTAGGATTGACGATGAGCGAACCAAAATCACCAAAGACGCTTAACTCAATAACCAATATGGATGAGTTTGCAAACACGGCAAGTTACTCGCTACTAGAGGCGCTTAATGCGGATCCTGGGGCAACAGATAGTGGTGAAGATTACTGGCCGCGACAAGTGTTTTCGGGTCACTATGTACCGGTGAAACCAACGCCTATCCGAAATCCTGCTTACATCAGCCACAGTGCAAGCTTATTTGATGAACTAGGGGTTGATCCTGCGTTGGCGCAAGAGAAACACTTTGCAGAAATGTTTTCGGGTGATTTGTCTGGAGTTCCCACTCCAATAAACCCGTTTGGCTGGGCAACAGGCTACGCGCTTTCCATTTATGGTACGGAGTACAACGAGCAGTGCCCTTTCAAAACAGGAAATGGCTATGGCGACGGCCGTGCACTCTCCGTCTTTGAAGGTGTACTGAATGGCAAACGATGGGAAATGCAGCTCAAGGGCGGCGGCACGACGCCATATTGCCGTGGCGCTGACGGCAGAGCCGTATTGCGCTCCAGCGTGCGCGAGTTTCTAGCTCAAGAGTTCATGCACGCGCTTGGTATTCCATCGACGCGCTCGTTATGTTTATTTGCTTCACAATCAGAAACCGTTGACCGCCCTTGGTATCGAGAAGGTTCGCATTCTGAAAACCCCGATATTATGGTTCCCAGCCCTGTTGCCATTACGACCCGAGTTGCCTCTTCCTTTTTGCGTGTTGGTCAAATTGAGTTATTCGCACGCCGAGCGCGCAGTCAAGCCCATTCCACGGCGATGCAAGAGCTTGAGCATATTGTCGAATACGCGATAGAGCGAGAATATAAACAGCAGATAGACCGAAGTTTACCCCTACCAGAAAAAGTAATCACGCTCGCCACCGAGTTTAGAGAGCGCTTGACCACATTAGTGACACACTGGATGCGCGTTGGTTTCTGCCAAGGAAATTTTAATAGTGACAACTGCGCCGTTGGCGGCTTCACCCTCGATTTTGGGCCGTTCGGTTTTTGCGAACGCTTTGAGCCATACTTCCAGCCTTGGACTGGCGGCGGCCGTCACTTCTCGTTTTTTAATCAGCCTTTGGCCGCAGAGAAAAACTTCGAGTCCTTTTGCTCTGCATTGATGCCCCTTATCGTAAAGGACGAAGCGGCGTTAGAAAAACTTGGTCTAATTCAGGATGAATTTTCGACAGTGATGCAAGCCAAACTCAAACATATGTGGTCGAGAAAGCTCGGCTATGAAGAGTTTGATAGCGACTTGCTACAAAACCTGTTCAAACTCATGATGATGACGCACGTTGACTACACGATTTTCTTCCGCGAACTGTCTCAACTACCTGACAATGCCTCTGCGCTTGCTGCAAGCTTTTACACCGAACCTGATGAAGACACGATGATCGAGTGGCAAGCCTGGCTAAATGAATGGCGTGAAAAGCTTCCATCTGCAAACACAGAGAAAGAAATTATGTCAAAAATGAAACAGGTTAACCCCAAGTACACGTGGCGTGAATGGTTAGTGGTACCGGCTTATAAGCAAGCGGAGCGGGGAGAATATTCTCTCATTCATGAGTTGCAGCAGGTGTTTGCTGATCCTTATGGCGAGCAAGGGGCAGAGTTGGAAGGTAAGTATTATCAGCTTCGCCCGTTGAAGCTTTTCGATGTAGGTGGGGTGACACATTATAGTTGTTCGTCGTAACTTCGAGTATTGGTTAAACGGTGTGTAATTGTGCTTATAAGCACAACTGCACACCGTGGTTAAGCTACTCCAAAGCACATACCAGTTGCTCTGATTTAATCCTTGTTCATCAAGTATTCTGCAACCGCCTGATAGGCAGGTAGTGAGGTAGGGTCGATTTTACTGTTTTTGGCACTTGGGAATGAGGAATAACGAACGATCACCATCTCAGCGGTTGGATCTATATAAATTGTCTGACCATGAACACCACGTGCAGCTATCGCGCCATTAGCGTTGTGAAAAATCCACCACATACTCTTATAACTACCACCAGGCAGAGTTGTGTATCCAGCTTTCGCAAAATCCTCTTTATCACCACCGGCCATGATGTTTTCAATCACTTCACTTGGGAAAAGGGATTGCCCCTCAAACTTGCCTTTATTGAGCACCAGTGACCCAATGCGGCCAAGATCACGAAGACTTGCGCTTAGACCACCCCCAGCGAATGGCATGCCTTTGGCGTCGACGGTCATATAACCATCTTGCTCCATTCCAATTTTCTGCCAGATTCGCTCAGACAATAGTTCAGCAACGTTTTTTCCGGTCGCTCTTGCGATAATCCAGCCCAGTGCATCTGTATTGATTGTCTTGTAGCCAAAAGCTTCACCATGAGCGCCGCTTTTGCCCACGGTTTGTAAGTACTCAAGATAACCATTTGGACCATCGTAGCCCTGCGGTTTTGGAAGCGGACTCGCTGCCTTAGAGTAGATCCAGATATCAGCATTTGGGTCGGCGTAGTCTTCGCTGTAATCAAGTCCTGTAGTCATATCCATTACCTGACGTACGGTGGCACTTCCAAAAGCGCTATCCTTGAGCTCTGGGACAATTGAAGTAACTTTTGCGTTTTCATCAAGAGTACCTTCAGCAAGCAGAATTTCAGCTAAAAGCCCTGTCAGAGATTTGGTCATCGACATAGCAGCATGCTGACCTAGTTCATCTAGGCAGCCTAGGTAACGTTCGTAAACGATCTGGCCTTTATGAAGAATAAGAATGCCATCGGTATAGTTTGCTGATAGCGATTCTTGCCATGTCATTTCTCGTTCGTTGTTGAGAGGCTGGAATGTAATGGCGTCGATATTGTCATCTTTGGCATACGTAAAGGGAGTGGGTGCGCCAATCCCACGGGTGACCTGCTTGGTAGGCATCAATTCGCGAATATGACACACAGTCCAACGCATTTTGGGGAAACTGAAAAAGTCGGATTCTGGCTGCATAATCAGCTTATCTTTTGGTGGCGGAAAGCCAACCATCCACTTCATCTTAACCGGATCTGAAGCTTCGGCATTTAAAGTGGCAGAAGGGATGCTATTAGCATAGCTGAGACTGCTTATCGCCAAAGTTAATAATGTAATCGCGATTCTCATTTTGGTCTCTCTTCAATTTTCGTTATGGCAAAGACACGAATTTAGGAATGTAACTTGCTAGGAAGTCTGATTTATACACGCCTAATCATTGTTTGAATAGTCCTTAAAGATAATAGCATTTCATACCAATTAGGTTATGCATTAAGTGAGTCTGAAAAGCGTTGTTTATTATTGATAGTTTAAGCTTATGTGAGTGGTGCAACACATTGTGCGGTTTGATCTATGTATATTTAGCCCCCGGGTAGGAATGGACTTACTCA is a genomic window of Vibrio sp. CB1-14 containing:
- the rbsC gene encoding ribose ABC transporter permease, whose translation is MNNKTINKEMSVEMENKKPLFNKEWLIEQKSLIALIFLIVVVSFLNPNFFTVDNILNILRQTSVNAIIAVGMTLVILTAGIDLSVGSVLALCGAFAASLIAMEVPVLIAVPTALLAGAALGAISGIIIAKGKVQAFIATLVTMTLLRGVTMVYTDGRPISTGFTDTADAFAWFGTGYALGIPVPVWIMVVVFASVWYLLNHTRFGRYVYALGGNESATRLSGINVDKVKIGVYAICGLLAALAGIIVTSRLSSAQPTAGMGYELDAIAAVVLGGTSLMGGKGRIMGTLIGALIIGFLNNALNLLDVSSYYQMIAKAVVILLAVLVDNKNK
- the rbsB gene encoding ribose ABC transporter substrate-binding protein RbsB, which translates into the protein MKKLATLISAAVLSASMSTAASAQDTMAIVVSTLNNPFFVTMKEGAEAKAKDLGYNLIVLDSQNDPSKELSNIEDLTVRGVKAILINPTDSDAVSNAIRMANRSNIPVLTLDRGASRGDVVSHIASDNVVGGEMAGHYIMEKVGEKAKVIQLEGIAGTSAARERGEGFMNSVKGSQMELLASQPADFDRTKGLNVMENLLAANPDVQAVFAQNDEMALGALRAVQAAGKDVMIVGFDGTEDGMAAVKRGKLAATIAQQPDMIGALGVETADKVLKGEKVEEYIPVPLKVVAE
- the rbsK gene encoding ribokinase yields the protein MNKLIVLGSVNADHVLQVPSFPRPGETLHGANYQVIPGGKGANQAVAAARLGGDTGFIACVGDDAFGINIREAFKADGINIAGVQLEPGTPTGIAMIQVVDSGENSICISAEANAKLTTARVEPHKGLIEGANYLLTQLETPIEGIEYAAKIAKAAKTNVVLNPAPARELPDSLLGCVDVITPNETEAEVLTGITVNDDESAQEAANALHRKGIEIVMITLGSKGVWLSQNGRGERIPGFKVEATDTTAAGDTFNGALVTGLIEGKSIEEAMVFAHAAAAISVTRFGAQTSIPTLDEVQQFLEQQA
- a CDS encoding substrate-binding domain-containing protein, with the protein product MATMKDIARLAGVSTSTVSHVINKTRFVSEEISERVNSAAKELNYAPSALARSLKMNRTRTIGMLVTTSTNPFFGEVVKGVERSCYHQNYNLILCNTEGDTERMKASIDTLLQKRVDGLILMCSTLEGEKLDIFDQYPSIPVVVMDWGPMHFESDKIQDNSFLGGYLATKHLIESGHTEIGCITGPLNRHQALMRYEGYKKALSERHIAINPDWIVESDFECDGGAKSLETLINRGALPTSLFVCNDMMAMGAINVAHDKGIHVPNDLSIIGYDDIHIAKFMSPSLTTIHQPKYRLGKAAVETLLAKIEKTSLAADVVQLEPSLVVRGSVKNLK
- a CDS encoding multidrug effflux MFS transporter — its product is MAQGIRYKVILLACLIISIGQLSMGLVLPSLPWIAKDFGISLDQAQLLVGIYLLGFGPSQFIYGPISDAIGRKKVLLAGLVIALLGLILIITMNHSFEGMVFGRFLQGVGTGCCAVLARASTRDQFSGAQLPIALSYIAMAASITPVIAPVLGGFINFHFGWNMVFVSLFSYVALAWVVITMLFKETVAEKSPIPSFKRVVNQYDELLRSSYFISFASISWLNFSLMITAVSVMPFIMQNQIGMNSDEYALWVLIPAFGMISGTTICNRVRPIIGTKKMLLCTPALHIASAIWLFVCPMEPLYIMLGQMLMILGNGIALPCAQAMVMLPYKKQAGAAAALSGGGQMIVSSLVSMGLVQLGLSQPWHLSIVITLFALVTFSNIVRGFRVAQPQ
- a CDS encoding protein adenylyltransferase SelO, with translation MSEPKSPKTLNSITNMDEFANTASYSLLEALNADPGATDSGEDYWPRQVFSGHYVPVKPTPIRNPAYISHSASLFDELGVDPALAQEKHFAEMFSGDLSGVPTPINPFGWATGYALSIYGTEYNEQCPFKTGNGYGDGRALSVFEGVLNGKRWEMQLKGGGTTPYCRGADGRAVLRSSVREFLAQEFMHALGIPSTRSLCLFASQSETVDRPWYREGSHSENPDIMVPSPVAITTRVASSFLRVGQIELFARRARSQAHSTAMQELEHIVEYAIEREYKQQIDRSLPLPEKVITLATEFRERLTTLVTHWMRVGFCQGNFNSDNCAVGGFTLDFGPFGFCERFEPYFQPWTGGGRHFSFFNQPLAAEKNFESFCSALMPLIVKDEAALEKLGLIQDEFSTVMQAKLKHMWSRKLGYEEFDSDLLQNLFKLMMMTHVDYTIFFRELSQLPDNASALAASFYTEPDEDTMIEWQAWLNEWREKLPSANTEKEIMSKMKQVNPKYTWREWLVVPAYKQAERGEYSLIHELQQVFADPYGEQGAELEGKYYQLRPLKLFDVGGVTHYSCSS
- a CDS encoding serine hydrolase domain-containing protein; this translates as MRIAITLLTLAISSLSYANSIPSATLNAEASDPVKMKWMVGFPPPKDKLIMQPESDFFSFPKMRWTVCHIRELMPTKQVTRGIGAPTPFTYAKDDNIDAITFQPLNNEREMTWQESLSANYTDGILILHKGQIVYERYLGCLDELGQHAAMSMTKSLTGLLAEILLAEGTLDENAKVTSIVPELKDSAFGSATVRQVMDMTTGLDYSEDYADPNADIWIYSKAASPLPKPQGYDGPNGYLEYLQTVGKSGAHGEAFGYKTINTDALGWIIARATGKNVAELLSERIWQKIGMEQDGYMTVDAKGMPFAGGGLSASLRDLGRIGSLVLNKGKFEGQSLFPSEVIENIMAGGDKEDFAKAGYTTLPGGSYKSMWWIFHNANGAIAARGVHGQTIYIDPTAEMVIVRYSSFPSAKNSKIDPTSLPAYQAVAEYLMNKD